One stretch of Streptomyces hygroscopicus DNA includes these proteins:
- a CDS encoding geranylgeranyl pyrophosphate synthase, translated as MSFVGPLGLSVRDRTLEADTQAGLTAVEEGLLEATKSEVPFITEAAQHLVRAGGKRFRPLLALLAAQFGDPHAPGVVPSAVVVELTHLATLYHDDVMDEAEVRRGVSSANVRWGNSVAVLTGDFLFARASHILADLGPEAVRIQAEAFERLVTGQILETAGPRDGRDPVEHYLDVLAGKTGSLIAVSGRFGAMMSGADESIVSILTQYGERLGMAFQLADDVLDIASDSHESGKTPGTDLREGVATLPVLYVRERAEATGSAEDRELCELLAGDLTDDARHAEVLRRLRAHPALEQARRVTVRYAAEARSMLAPLPEGPAKAALEGLCDAVVHRAG; from the coding sequence GTGAGCTTCGTCGGGCCCTTGGGGCTGAGCGTGCGGGACCGGACTCTGGAAGCCGACACCCAGGCCGGGCTGACGGCGGTCGAAGAGGGCCTGCTGGAGGCCACCAAGAGCGAAGTGCCCTTCATCACCGAGGCCGCCCAGCATCTGGTGCGGGCCGGTGGGAAGCGGTTCCGGCCCCTGCTGGCGCTGCTGGCCGCGCAGTTCGGCGATCCCCACGCACCCGGAGTGGTGCCCTCGGCCGTGGTCGTCGAGCTCACCCATCTGGCGACGCTTTACCACGACGATGTGATGGACGAGGCGGAGGTGCGGCGCGGCGTCTCCAGCGCCAACGTCCGCTGGGGCAACTCGGTGGCGGTCCTCACCGGCGACTTCCTCTTCGCCCGGGCCTCGCACATCCTGGCCGATCTCGGCCCCGAGGCGGTGCGGATCCAGGCCGAGGCGTTCGAGCGGCTGGTCACCGGCCAGATCCTGGAGACGGCGGGCCCCCGCGACGGCCGTGACCCGGTCGAGCACTATCTGGATGTGCTGGCCGGCAAGACGGGTTCGCTGATCGCCGTCTCCGGCCGGTTCGGCGCGATGATGTCGGGTGCCGACGAGTCCATCGTCAGCATCCTCACGCAGTACGGCGAGCGGCTCGGCATGGCCTTCCAGCTCGCCGACGATGTGCTGGACATCGCCAGCGACAGCCATGAGTCCGGCAAGACCCCCGGCACCGATCTGCGCGAGGGCGTGGCCACCCTGCCCGTGCTCTATGTGCGCGAGCGGGCCGAGGCGACCGGTTCTGCCGAGGACCGCGAGCTGTGCGAGCTGCTCGCGGGCGACCTGACCGATGACGCGCGCCATGCCGAGGTACTGCGGCGGCTGCGCGCCCACCCGGCGCTGGAGCAGGCCCGCCGGGTCACGGTCCGCTATGCGGCGGAGGCCCGTTCGATGCTGGCGCCGCTGCCCGAGGGCCCGGCGAAGGCGGCCCTCGAGGGGCTGTGCGACGCGGTGGTCCACCGGGCCGGCTGA
- a CDS encoding membrane protein, whose amino-acid sequence MARIRPTQVADDGFWDDERPSRGKKAARYAAPVAVAGIAAATIGLVPALASTGDPDLPKISAQELISKMAASDAQQMSGSVKITTDLGIPSLPGGGSLADLGGARGGEASASPESRLMELVSGSHTLRVATDGPDKQRVSIIENAAEYSMIHNGDEIWAYDSGSNSAYHATAPKEAKAKGDHRQELPKDLRGATPQEIAKTVLASVDDTTDVTVDGTSRVAGRDAYDLLIKPKANSDSTIGSVRIAVDADNGVPLKFTLSPKSGGKAAIDVGYTKVDFGKPKAGTFDFTPPKGAKVTEEPKAGRPEAKDFGSKDFKDAQGALSGLNVVGKGWDSVARLDTPGGAASTTPGGDSGPGAASGLLGGFGKEVKGDFGSGTVVSTRLVNALLTDDGKVFVGAVDKDALVKAANAAK is encoded by the coding sequence ATGGCACGGATCCGACCGACACAGGTCGCCGACGACGGCTTCTGGGATGACGAGCGGCCATCCCGGGGGAAGAAGGCCGCCCGGTACGCCGCCCCGGTCGCGGTCGCGGGCATCGCGGCGGCGACCATAGGGCTGGTCCCGGCGCTGGCCAGCACCGGTGACCCCGACCTGCCGAAGATCTCGGCACAAGAGCTGATCAGCAAGATGGCGGCATCGGACGCCCAGCAGATGTCCGGTTCGGTGAAGATCACCACCGACCTGGGCATCCCCTCGCTCCCCGGCGGCGGCTCCCTCGCCGACCTCGGCGGGGCGCGGGGCGGCGAGGCGTCCGCCTCGCCCGAATCCCGGCTGATGGAGCTGGTCTCCGGCTCCCACACCCTGCGGGTGGCCACCGACGGCCCCGACAAGCAGCGGGTGTCGATCATCGAGAACGCCGCCGAGTACAGCATGATCCACAACGGCGACGAGATCTGGGCGTACGACAGCGGGAGCAACTCCGCCTACCACGCCACCGCCCCCAAGGAGGCGAAGGCCAAGGGCGACCACCGGCAGGAGCTGCCGAAGGACCTGCGGGGCGCCACGCCCCAGGAGATCGCCAAGACGGTGCTCGCCTCCGTGGACGACACCACGGATGTGACGGTCGACGGCACCTCCCGGGTCGCCGGACGGGACGCGTACGACCTGCTGATCAAGCCCAAGGCGAACAGCGACTCCACGATCGGATCCGTCCGTATCGCGGTGGACGCGGACAACGGTGTCCCGCTGAAGTTCACGCTCTCCCCGAAGAGCGGCGGCAAGGCGGCCATCGACGTCGGCTACACCAAGGTCGACTTCGGCAAGCCCAAGGCCGGCACCTTCGACTTCACCCCGCCCAAGGGTGCCAAGGTCACCGAGGAGCCCAAGGCCGGCCGGCCCGAGGCCAAGGACTTCGGTTCCAAGGACTTCAAGGACGCCCAGGGCGCCCTGTCCGGGCTGAACGTCGTCGGCAAGGGCTGGGACTCGGTCGCCCGGCTCGACACCCCCGGCGGCGCGGCGTCCACGACCCCCGGCGGCGACAGCGGCCCGGGTGCGGCGTCCGGACTCCTCGGCGGCTTCGGCAAGGAGGTCAAGGGCGACTTCGGCTCCGGCACGGTGGTCAGCACCCGTCTGGTCAACGCGCTGCTCACCGACGACGGCAAGGTGTTCGTCGGCGCGGTCGACAAGGACGCCCTGGTCAAGGCCGCCAACGCGGCCAAGTGA
- a CDS encoding multidrug ABC transporter ATP-binding protein produces the protein MEQRSTEGDDTAVETRGLTKRYRGGQLAVDALDLSVPRGSVFGFLGPNGSGKTTTIRMLMGLIEPTSGRARLLGEPMPRAARSVLPRVGALIEGPALYPFLTGRDNLLRYDAADPTADPRTRVPRVEAALDRVGLAAAAGKKARAYSLGMKQRLGLAAALLQPRELLVLDEPTNGLDPQGMREIRSLVRELAEEGTTVFLSSHLLDEIEQVCTHAAVMAQGRLIAQGTVAELAAGSRGRLVVTTPDPVDAVRILKEYGVTDLVILDERVSGELPVPGPGADDAPLELADLNAALVHAGVRVRAFGAERASLEDAFVALTGEGFDVAG, from the coding sequence GTGGAGCAGCGGTCCACCGAGGGGGACGACACCGCGGTGGAGACCCGCGGGCTCACCAAGCGCTACCGGGGCGGACAGCTCGCGGTCGACGCACTCGACCTGTCCGTGCCGCGTGGCAGCGTCTTCGGCTTCCTCGGGCCCAACGGCTCGGGGAAGACGACGACGATCCGCATGCTCATGGGCCTGATCGAGCCCACCTCGGGCAGAGCCAGGCTGCTCGGTGAGCCGATGCCGCGCGCCGCCCGGAGCGTGCTGCCGAGGGTGGGCGCCCTCATCGAGGGCCCCGCCCTCTACCCCTTTCTGACCGGCCGCGACAATCTGCTGCGCTACGACGCCGCGGACCCCACGGCCGACCCCCGCACCCGTGTCCCCCGCGTCGAGGCAGCCCTGGACCGGGTCGGGCTGGCCGCTGCCGCCGGGAAGAAGGCCCGCGCCTACTCGCTCGGCATGAAGCAGCGCCTGGGCCTGGCCGCCGCGCTGCTCCAGCCGCGTGAGCTGCTGGTCCTGGACGAGCCGACCAACGGCCTCGATCCGCAGGGCATGCGCGAGATCCGTTCCCTGGTGCGCGAACTGGCCGAGGAAGGCACCACCGTCTTCCTCTCCTCGCATCTCCTCGACGAGATCGAACAGGTGTGCACACATGCCGCCGTGATGGCCCAGGGCCGTCTGATCGCCCAGGGCACGGTGGCCGAGCTGGCGGCGGGCAGCCGCGGCAGGCTGGTCGTCACCACCCCGGACCCGGTGGACGCGGTCCGGATCCTGAAGGAGTACGGCGTGACGGATCTGGTGATCCTGGACGAGCGGGTCTCCGGCGAGCTGCCGGTGCCCGGCCCCGGTGCGGATGACGCGCCGCTGGAGCTGGCCGATCTCAACGCCGCCCTCGTCCACGCGGGGGTGCGGGTCCGGGCCTTCGGGGCCGAACGTGCCTCGCTCGAGGACGCCTTTGTCGCGCTGACCGGGGAGGGCTTCGATGTCGCGGGCTGA
- a CDS encoding 4Fe-4S ferredoxin, with translation MPLAPQRADVPVTIDESKCIDGCTLCVDMCPLDSLAIHPDSGKAYMHVDECWYCGPCAARCPTGAFTVNMPYLLR, from the coding sequence ATGCCTCTGGCGCCCCAACGTGCCGATGTGCCCGTGACGATCGACGAGTCCAAGTGCATCGACGGCTGCACCCTGTGCGTGGACATGTGCCCCCTCGACTCCCTCGCGATCCACCCCGACAGCGGTAAGGCGTACATGCACGTCGACGAGTGCTGGTACTGCGGCCCGTGCGCCGCCCGCTGTCCCACCGGCGCGTTCACGGTCAACATGCCCTATCTCCTGAGGTGA
- a CDS encoding fumarylacetoacetase: MPQRSPLDLPEGDPFGPHNLPYGVFTTPHAPHLRKIGVRYGNHVLDAGAAAAAAASPHAEQLGADTLNPLMAAGRPVWQAVRAEVLDWLTDPAHRSTIEPLMHPLPTVALHLPFEVADYADFYASEHHATNAGRVFRPDGDALTPNWKHMPIGYHGRAGTILVSGTPIVRPQGQHLPPADTSAPHASSPTPVFGPSLRLDFEAEVAFVVGAPSTVNTPVPLSGFHDHVFGVCLLNDWSARDIQAWEYRPLGPFLGKSFATSLAAWVTPLEALTAARTSPPVRDVPLLPYLDDSAAEPGGLDLRLEVALNGHTVSRPPFSAMYWTAAQQLAHLTVNGASLRTGDVFASGTVSGPRPDELGCLLELTWGGRRPLRLPDSTRTFLEDGDEVTITAWAPGPQGVRIGLGEVTGQVVPATP, translated from the coding sequence ATGCCGCAGCGATCCCCGCTGGACCTGCCCGAAGGCGACCCCTTCGGCCCGCACAACCTCCCCTATGGCGTCTTCACCACGCCGCACGCTCCTCATCTGCGGAAAATCGGGGTGCGCTACGGAAACCATGTACTGGACGCCGGCGCCGCCGCGGCCGCGGCCGCCTCTCCGCACGCCGAACAGCTCGGCGCCGACACCCTCAACCCGCTGATGGCCGCGGGCCGCCCGGTCTGGCAGGCCGTCCGCGCCGAGGTGCTCGACTGGCTCACCGACCCGGCGCACCGGTCGACCATCGAGCCGCTGATGCACCCCCTCCCCACCGTCGCGCTCCATCTCCCCTTCGAGGTGGCCGACTACGCCGACTTCTATGCGAGTGAGCACCACGCGACCAACGCGGGCAGGGTCTTCCGCCCCGACGGCGACGCGCTCACCCCCAACTGGAAGCACATGCCGATCGGCTACCACGGCCGGGCCGGCACCATCCTCGTCTCGGGCACGCCCATCGTCCGCCCGCAGGGCCAGCATCTGCCCCCGGCCGATACCTCCGCACCACACGCTTCCTCCCCCACTCCGGTCTTCGGCCCCTCCCTGCGCCTCGACTTCGAAGCGGAGGTGGCCTTCGTCGTCGGCGCCCCTTCCACTGTTAATACACCGGTGCCCCTCTCCGGGTTCCACGACCACGTCTTCGGCGTCTGTCTGCTCAACGACTGGTCCGCACGCGACATCCAGGCATGGGAGTACCGCCCGCTCGGCCCCTTCCTCGGCAAGTCCTTCGCCACCTCCCTCGCCGCGTGGGTCACCCCGCTGGAAGCCCTCACCGCCGCCCGTACCAGCCCGCCCGTCCGCGACGTCCCGCTCCTCCCCTACCTGGACGACAGCGCGGCCGAGCCCGGCGGGCTCGATCTGCGCCTCGAGGTCGCCCTCAACGGCCACACGGTCTCCCGCCCGCCCTTCTCCGCCATGTACTGGACCGCGGCCCAGCAGCTCGCGCATCTGACGGTGAACGGCGCCTCGCTGCGCACCGGCGACGTCTTCGCCTCCGGCACGGTCAGCGGCCCCCGCCCGGACGAGCTGGGCTGTCTCCTCGAACTCACCTGGGGAGGCCGCCGGCCCCTGCGTCTCCCCGACTCCACCCGGACGTTCCTGGAGGACGGTGACGAAGTGACCATCACGGCCTGGGCGCCGGGCCCGCAGGGCGTCCGTATCGGCCTGGGCGAGGTGACCGGCCAGGTCGTCCCGGCCACGCCCTGA
- a CDS encoding NADH:ubiquinone oxidoreductase subunit N yields the protein MTHAATVHSLWTTAAAAPDKIPSPDIEYGQLSPTLIVLGAAIVGVLIEALLPRRQRYVAQVFVSVVALAAAFAAVIGLAAGDYGTSKAHVAAMGAIAVDGPALFLQGTILLVALVAVFTFAERRLDPLVHGNRVDSFAAQAAAVPGGDAEKAAVKAGFTTTEVFPLVLFAVGGMLVFPSANDLLTLFVALEVFSLPLYVLCALARRHRALSQEAAVKYFLLGAFSSAFLLFGIALLYGYAGTVTYSGIADVVDGQVRNVTPALAGTMGNDALLLIGGAMVLMGLLFKIGAVPFHMWTPDVYQGAPTPVTGFMAAATKVAAFGALLRLLYVVLPGLRWDWRPVMWGVAIVTMLGGAIVAVTQTDVKRLLAYSSIAHAGFILAGVIATTPDGISSVLFYLAAYSFVTLGAFAVVTLVRDAGGEATHLSKWAGLGRRSPLVAAVFAVFLLAFAGIPLTSGFAGKFAVFKAAADGGAGALVVVGVISSAIAAFFYIRVIVLMFFSEPRTDGPSVAVPSPLTSSAIAIGVAVTLVLGVAPQYFLDLASQAGVFVR from the coding sequence GTGACCCACGCGGCCACTGTCCACAGCCTGTGGACAACAGCGGCGGCGGCGCCCGACAAGATCCCGTCGCCCGATATCGAGTACGGCCAGCTGTCGCCCACGCTGATCGTGCTCGGCGCCGCGATCGTCGGCGTCCTGATCGAGGCGCTCCTGCCGCGCCGCCAGCGGTACGTCGCGCAGGTGTTCGTCTCCGTCGTCGCCCTCGCCGCGGCCTTCGCCGCCGTCATCGGCCTCGCCGCCGGGGACTACGGCACCAGCAAGGCCCACGTCGCGGCCATGGGCGCGATCGCGGTCGACGGACCGGCGCTCTTCCTGCAGGGGACCATTCTCCTGGTGGCGCTGGTGGCGGTGTTCACCTTCGCCGAGCGGCGGCTGGATCCGCTGGTGCACGGCAACCGCGTCGACTCCTTCGCGGCGCAGGCCGCCGCCGTGCCCGGCGGCGACGCGGAAAAGGCCGCCGTCAAGGCGGGCTTCACCACCACCGAGGTCTTTCCGCTGGTCCTCTTCGCGGTCGGCGGCATGCTGGTCTTCCCGTCCGCCAACGATCTGCTGACGCTCTTCGTGGCGCTGGAGGTCTTCTCCCTGCCGCTGTACGTGCTGTGCGCGCTCGCCCGGCGCCATCGCGCGCTGTCGCAGGAGGCCGCCGTCAAGTACTTCCTGCTGGGCGCCTTCTCCTCGGCGTTCCTGCTCTTCGGCATCGCCCTGCTGTACGGCTACGCGGGCACGGTCACCTACTCCGGGATCGCGGACGTCGTCGACGGCCAGGTCAGGAACGTCACCCCGGCCCTCGCCGGGACCATGGGCAATGACGCGCTGCTGCTGATCGGCGGGGCGATGGTGCTGATGGGGCTGCTGTTCAAGATCGGCGCCGTGCCGTTCCACATGTGGACTCCCGACGTCTACCAGGGCGCCCCGACCCCGGTGACCGGCTTCATGGCGGCGGCCACCAAGGTCGCGGCCTTCGGCGCGCTGCTGCGGCTGCTGTATGTCGTGCTGCCGGGGCTGCGCTGGGACTGGCGGCCGGTGATGTGGGGCGTCGCCATCGTCACCATGCTGGGCGGTGCGATCGTGGCCGTCACCCAGACCGATGTGAAGCGGCTGCTGGCGTACTCGTCGATCGCCCACGCCGGGTTCATCCTGGCCGGTGTCATCGCCACCACGCCCGACGGCATCTCCTCCGTCCTCTTCTACCTCGCCGCGTACTCCTTCGTGACCCTCGGCGCCTTCGCGGTGGTCACGCTGGTGCGGGACGCGGGCGGCGAGGCCACCCACCTGTCCAAGTGGGCCGGGCTCGGCCGCCGTTCGCCCCTGGTGGCCGCGGTCTTCGCGGTCTTCCTGCTCGCCTTCGCCGGTATCCCGCTGACCAGCGGCTTCGCCGGGAAGTTCGCGGTCTTCAAGGCGGCGGCCGACGGCGGGGCGGGCGCGCTGGTCGTGGTCGGTGTGATCTCCTCGGCGATCGCCGCGTTCTTCTACATCCGGGTGATCGTGCTGATGTTCTTCAGCGAGCCGCGCACGGACGGCCCGTCCGTGGCCGTGCCCAGCCCGCTGACCTCGTCGGCCATCGCGATCGGCGTGGCGGTCACGCTGGTCCTGGGCGTCGCCCCGCAGTACTTCCTGGATCTGGCGAGCCAGGCGGGGGTCTTCGTCCGCTAG
- a CDS encoding transcriptional regulator, GntR family with UTRAsensor domain — translation MLERLTHLCDGRPVDLEFIRSRGDRITMSGQLRRAA, via the coding sequence ATGCTGGAGCGGCTCACCCATCTGTGCGATGGACGCCCGGTGGACCTGGAGTTCATCCGCTCCCGCGGCGACCGGATCACCATGAGCGGCCAGTTGCGCCGCGCCGCCTGA
- a CDS encoding oxidoreductase has protein sequence MNDPVVVIGAGPYGLSTAAHLRARGLPVRVFGDPMVSWRERMPAGMLLKSTPVASNIDAPQPGHTLLDFCHAMGGPRYESDWDLIPVETFSAYGLWFQERLVPELERVRVVSVDRRGGRFELKLDSGEQLTARAVVVASGLSGLAHLPHELAAAVPDGPAPGGPVSHSSHHRDLGRFQGREVVVVGAGQSALESAVLLAEAGAAVRVVARGPRAVAFGSPPDRQPRLRPESPFGRAWSLYALSYHAVGFRRLPAPTREYLVRRVLGPKGAWWLRDRFAGRVRVTQGRRISRVTVRADGRPVLSLHGSGRVGELAADHVMAATGYRMSVAALDFLGPGLRSELVTGAGGPWLDAGYGSSVPGLYFTGLPAAASFGPVMRFVCGTEYASPRLAKAVAAAHG, from the coding sequence ATGAACGATCCGGTAGTGGTCATCGGGGCCGGTCCGTACGGTCTGTCGACCGCGGCTCATCTGCGCGCCCGCGGGCTGCCGGTCCGTGTCTTCGGGGATCCGATGGTGAGCTGGCGCGAGCGGATGCCCGCGGGCATGCTGCTCAAGTCCACACCGGTCGCCTCGAACATCGACGCACCGCAGCCGGGGCACACCCTGCTGGACTTCTGCCATGCGATGGGCGGCCCGCGCTATGAGTCGGACTGGGACCTCATCCCCGTCGAGACCTTCTCGGCCTATGGGCTGTGGTTCCAGGAGCGGCTGGTGCCGGAGCTGGAGCGGGTGCGGGTGGTCTCGGTCGACCGGCGGGGTGGCCGGTTCGAGCTGAAGCTGGACTCGGGGGAGCAGCTCACGGCGCGCGCCGTCGTCGTCGCCAGCGGGCTCAGCGGGCTCGCCCACCTTCCCCATGAGCTGGCCGCCGCGGTACCGGACGGGCCCGCTCCCGGCGGCCCCGTCTCGCACAGTTCGCACCACCGCGACCTGGGGCGTTTCCAGGGGCGTGAGGTGGTGGTCGTCGGGGCCGGGCAGTCGGCGCTGGAGAGCGCGGTGCTGCTGGCCGAGGCGGGCGCCGCCGTGCGGGTGGTGGCCCGCGGACCGCGCGCGGTCGCCTTCGGCTCCCCGCCGGACCGCCAGCCCAGGCTGCGGCCCGAGTCGCCGTTCGGCCGCGCCTGGTCGCTGTACGCGCTGTCGTACCACGCCGTGGGCTTCCGGCGGCTGCCCGCACCGACCCGGGAGTATCTGGTCCGCAGGGTGCTGGGGCCCAAGGGCGCCTGGTGGCTGCGGGATCGGTTCGCCGGGCGGGTGCGGGTCACCCAGGGGCGGCGGATCAGCCGGGTCACCGTACGGGCCGACGGCCGGCCGGTGCTCAGCCTGCACGGGAGCGGCCGGGTCGGTGAGCTGGCCGCCGACCATGTGATGGCCGCGACGGGCTACCGGATGAGCGTCGCCGCGCTGGACTTCCTCGGGCCCGGGCTCCGCTCCGAGTTGGTCACCGGCGCCGGGGGACCCTGGCTCGACGCCGGGTACGGCTCCTCGGTCCCGGGGCTCTACTTCACCGGGCTGCCCGCGGCGGCGAGTTTCGGTCCGGTGATGCGGTTCGTCTGCGGCACGGAGTACGCGTCGCCGCGGCTGGCGAAGGCGGTGGCCGCCGCGCACGGATGA
- a CDS encoding ABC transporter substrate-binding protein, producing MQRMTLPSALAAGALLLSLTGRGGNAEAGGKTVTVTIGYQSKTINTVTAGTLLRSLGSFERELRALGRRDGHTYKVKWEDYATGAPITAQMIAGKVDIGSMGDFPLLINSGRGTQLNAPTRLVSVTGYNLRGGLNTVLTAPGSKLRALSGLRGKNVSTSVGSAADGTLVRALQQAGIDPEDGIHKLNQQPAVGASALEAGSADALSQFVAWPGLLAFQGKAKALYDGARLNLPSSGAGHPAEARASRAAARTRASEAVAALGDSAWQVRKGAATALSAAAPELGVPAPARALSDAHADVRKAAVLALLPLAERGVGAAREALSSVRSDPDADVRAYAAKATA from the coding sequence GTGCAGCGCATGACCCTTCCGTCGGCCCTCGCCGCCGGCGCCCTGCTGCTCTCCCTCACGGGCCGCGGCGGGAACGCGGAAGCGGGCGGCAAGACCGTGACCGTCACCATCGGCTACCAGTCCAAGACCATCAACACCGTGACCGCGGGCACCCTGCTGCGCTCGCTCGGCTCCTTCGAACGCGAGCTGCGCGCCCTCGGCCGCCGCGACGGCCATACGTACAAGGTGAAGTGGGAGGACTACGCCACCGGAGCGCCCATCACCGCCCAGATGATCGCCGGTAAGGTCGACATCGGCTCGATGGGCGACTTCCCGCTCCTGATCAACTCCGGGCGCGGCACCCAGCTGAACGCACCGACCCGGCTCGTCTCCGTCACCGGTTACAACCTGCGCGGCGGCCTCAATACGGTCCTCACCGCACCCGGCTCCAAGCTGCGCGCCCTGTCCGGGCTGCGCGGCAAGAACGTCTCCACCAGCGTCGGCTCCGCCGCGGACGGCACGCTCGTACGGGCTCTCCAACAGGCGGGCATCGACCCCGAGGACGGTATCCACAAGCTCAACCAGCAGCCCGCCGTGGGTGCCTCGGCCCTCGAAGCGGGCAGCGCGGACGCCCTCTCCCAGTTCGTGGCCTGGCCGGGACTGCTCGCCTTCCAGGGCAAGGCCAAGGCGCTGTACGACGGCGCCCGGCTGAACCTCCCTTCCAGCGGCGCGGGACACCCCGCCGAGGCCAGGGCCTCCAGGGCGGCGGCCCGTACGAGGGCGTCCGAGGCGGTGGCGGCGCTGGGCGACTCCGCCTGGCAGGTGCGCAAGGGGGCGGCGACGGCGCTGTCCGCTGCCGCACCGGAGCTTGGCGTCCCGGCGCCGGCGCGGGCCCTGTCCGACGCGCATGCCGATGTGCGGAAGGCGGCGGTGCTGGCGTTGCTGCCGCTGGCGGAGCGGGGGGTGGGCGCGGCGCGGGAAGCGCTGTCCTCGGTTCGGTCCGACCCGGACGCGGATGTCCGCGCGTACGCGGCCAAGGCGACGGCTTAG
- a CDS encoding NADH:ubiquinone oxidoreductase subunit M — MSFPLLTATAVVPALGAVVTAAVPAAQRAAAKWVALGFSLLTLALAAVVLVRFDPGGARFQLTESHAWIKDFGVRYELGVDGIAVALIALTAVLIPFIILAGWYDADPLEGARPNSRWRPTQGFFALILMVEAMVVISFEATDVFLFYIFFEAMLIPMYFLIGGFGDRAGGRSEEETATQRSYAAVKFLLYNLAGGLIMLAAVVGLYAVTADQLGTGTFSLQEIVQARAGGHLDMASSTERLLFLGFFFAFAVKAPLWPLHTWLPNAMGEATAPVAVLITAVVDKVGTFAMLRFCLQLFPEASKWATPAIMILALISIIYGALLAIGQRDIKRLIAYASISHFGFIILGIFAMTTQGQGGATLYMVNHGVSTAALMLVAGFLITRRGSRLIEDYGGVQKVAPVLAGTFLIGGLATLSLPGLAPFISEFLVLVGTFSRYPVFGVIATVGIVLAALYVLILYQRTMTGPVKAEVRSMPDLRVRELVVVAPLIALLVFLGVYPKPLADIVNPAVDHTMSVVDKKDPRPDHPVTDAGWFNYSPKSDGASHDGASGGAK; from the coding sequence ATGTCATTTCCCCTGCTGACGGCCACGGCCGTGGTGCCCGCGCTCGGCGCGGTCGTCACCGCCGCCGTGCCCGCCGCCCAGCGCGCCGCCGCCAAGTGGGTGGCGCTGGGCTTCTCCCTGCTCACGCTCGCCCTCGCCGCGGTCGTGCTGGTCCGCTTCGATCCCGGCGGCGCCCGCTTCCAGCTCACCGAATCCCATGCCTGGATCAAGGACTTCGGCGTCCGCTACGAACTGGGCGTGGACGGGATCGCGGTCGCGCTGATCGCGCTCACCGCGGTGCTCATCCCCTTCATCATCCTGGCGGGCTGGTATGACGCCGATCCGCTGGAAGGCGCCCGGCCCAACAGCCGCTGGCGGCCGACCCAGGGCTTCTTCGCGCTGATCCTGATGGTCGAGGCGATGGTGGTGATCTCCTTCGAGGCCACCGATGTCTTCCTCTTCTACATCTTCTTCGAGGCCATGCTGATCCCGATGTACTTCCTCATCGGGGGCTTCGGGGACCGGGCCGGGGGCCGCTCCGAGGAGGAGACGGCCACTCAGCGCTCGTACGCCGCGGTGAAGTTCCTGCTCTACAACCTGGCGGGCGGGCTGATCATGCTGGCCGCGGTGGTCGGTCTGTACGCGGTCACCGCCGATCAGCTCGGCACCGGCACCTTCTCGCTGCAGGAGATCGTCCAGGCGCGGGCGGGCGGCCATCTGGACATGGCGTCCAGCACCGAGCGGCTGCTGTTCCTCGGCTTCTTCTTCGCCTTCGCGGTGAAGGCGCCGCTGTGGCCGCTGCACACCTGGCTGCCCAACGCGATGGGGGAGGCCACCGCCCCGGTCGCCGTGCTGATCACCGCGGTCGTCGACAAGGTCGGCACCTTCGCGATGCTCCGCTTCTGCCTCCAGCTCTTCCCGGAGGCCAGCAAGTGGGCCACCCCGGCGATCATGATCCTGGCGCTCATCAGCATCATCTACGGGGCGCTGCTGGCGATCGGCCAGCGGGACATCAAGCGGCTGATCGCCTATGCCTCGATCTCCCACTTCGGCTTCATCATCCTGGGCATCTTCGCGATGACCACCCAGGGCCAGGGCGGCGCCACGCTCTACATGGTCAACCACGGCGTCTCCACGGCCGCGCTGATGCTGGTGGCCGGGTTCCTGATCACCCGGCGCGGTTCGCGGCTCATCGAGGACTACGGCGGTGTGCAGAAGGTCGCCCCGGTGCTCGCCGGCACCTTCCTGATCGGCGGGCTCGCCACCCTCTCGCTGCCCGGACTCGCGCCGTTCATCAGCGAATTCCTGGTCCTGGTCGGCACGTTCAGCCGCTACCCGGTATTCGGCGTGATCGCGACTGTCGGAATAGTGCTGGCGGCGCTCTACGTCCTGATCCTCTACCAACGCACCATGACCGGTCCGGTGAAGGCCGAGGTGCGCTCCATGCCCGATCTGCGGGTGCGTGAGCTGGTCGTCGTGGCCCCGCTCATCGCGCTGCTGGTCTTCCTCGGCGTCTATCCGAAGCCGCTGGCCGACATCGTCAACCCGGCGGTCGACCACACGATGTCCGTGGTGGACAAGAAGGATCCCAGGCCCGATCACCCCGTCACCGACGCGGGCTGGTTCAACTACAGCCCGAAGTCCGACGGTGCTTCCCACGACGGTGCTTCCGGAGGTGCCAAGTGA